The Candidatus Zixiibacteriota bacterium sequence CATCTATGACCTGGTCGGCTCGGTTCCGGCGCCGGGGACGAAAGTGGACTGGAAAGAATTCATTTTTGAAATCGAAAAAGTAGAAGGGCAGAGGATACGGACTGTGCGGGCGCGACTGAAGGAAAACAGGGCGTCGGTAGGAGACGCCATGTCAGATTAGACGGTAGTTCTTGTATTCGCCGAGCCTGTAACCGGTAATTCTCTCTATCTGATATAGAAACCACTCCCGCGGCGTGAAATTGGGCTTAATCTTGCTCTCGTCAAATTCCCAATCGCATTGCGCGATGATTTCATTCATCACGGCGGGATGACTCCCCTCAAATCTCCTAATGGCGTCAACCTGATGATAGTCGAATTCCTCTTTGGGGGCAACATTCTCCTCAATCCAGCGGTCGTCATGCCAGAACTTATGAAAGTAGCGCGCCTTTTTCTGCATCAGTCGCGGAGGGCGGACATAGGAGTAATGATAGATCGCCGCCCCCGCCCGTTTGACATTCAGTTTCCTTCCCGGGTGACCGGCCGCTATTGCGGCTTCCGAGGGGTATATCCGGAATCCCTGCGAATCGCGATAAGAGCGGATTAAGCGGTCGTTCCGGATGAGTCGAATTTCGCGGCGGTGCCACCGCCGCGTTATGCCGATATAGTTGTAATTTCCGAAAAAATTCAGA is a genomic window containing:
- a CDS encoding glycosyltransferase family 2 protein; protein product: LNFFGNYNYIGITRRWHRREIRLIRNDRLIRSYRDSQGFRIYPSEAAIAAGHPGRKLNVKRAGAAIYHYSYVRPPRLMQKKARYFHKFWHDDRWIEENVAPKEEFDYHQVDAIRRFEGSHPAVMNEIIAQCDWEFDESKIKPNFTPREWFLYQIERITGYRLGEYKNYRLI